atggaaaacgaatattttttttcgcgaatttgcaaatctcgtagaacaaaagttgttcagaatgaccccttgagtcatccccttttggcttagtatagcccttttgcgacactatgtatttactttgctttgtcgtcggggttcatttggctggaggatgcccgaaacttattatctacactttaatacttttagttacctttctacaagtaaataccacatttgtttgagaaagctaatcgggttccgagtatagagtaaagtggcacccctattaatttctactctttcctggtgcctaccagtgtaagtaagaattatacttacttaccctaaaatcacccaaaatgtacttgaacataattgtcaataaagttggcgagtaaaagtttatcgacccactgtgcaaacttacatgtgtgcgtgtcactgcgtgtgctgtgtgaagagcattgaaaacccaaaattggcgcggcacgtcaccctgtacgggcccttaagttGCCATCAAGGTGAATGGTAAGAAACTTACCTGTCTACAACATAGTTACGTAgcgtagttaggtacttacaaagcACTCcagaaataaagtaaaaataaattcagaaAATTTCAATGGTGGTAGTGTGAAGTTTAATACTCTATAGTCTATAGGGTAACTCTAACTTTACAAAATAGAAACGAACGCTACATGTCAGGCACTTCCATTTATTGCAACAAGTCCCCAACTTCGTTCTTCCTAAGCATCCATGATTTGAATATGGTAGATCACACGACGGCATGCGTCTTCAGACAGTCTGGGCACAGTCCGGCGAGGCTGGCGGGCTGGTAGCGGCAGCGCGGCGGGCGGTACGGCTCTCCCGTGGCGTGGCAGCGGCCCAGGGACAGCAGGTCTTCCAGGTCACATCTGGAAGGGTGGCTTGTTTTACCAGAAGGGGATGCACGGGGCGcataagacgtgacaaaagttttgcatcgcgcagccttaagagcgagcgcgacggagaacttttgtcacgtcttaatttcGCCCCGTGCTATCTTCTGATCTTTTGGGGCCTCCGCTGCGTTGGTGATAGTGCTCACGCGGCAGAGACACATTTGGTATTATGGCAAAACAAAACAGCTCTACTCCGCTTCGAGTGTCGGGTATGCCGGGGCCCTTATAAACAGGAAAACCGTGAGATTGTTGGTAGATGACGCAAGTTTATAATGTAGCAGAGTCACATATTTGTAGAATTGCTATGACAATGAAAACAGtcaaagtttttaaattatttgtccTGAAAACTCAGAACAGTCTTACTGGAAATGCAGTTTTAAATAGAAACCTTGTGCAAACTCTTAAAGTAACAACAAAAACCAAAACTATCACCCACTTGGAGCTCTCAAGCAGCGCCTTCTCAGCTTCACTAAGAGCCGGCACCATGTACTGCTGCACCCCGGCGGCGCCCACCGTCACCGGGGTCGCGCAGACTGCCAACCCGTAGCAGCTGTCGGAGGACCCTTGCTCCACTAGAGCACTGTCTATGGTGGTTGGACGGGAGAACAGGCCTGGGAGTGCGGGGAGGAGGGTTTGTAGTGACCAGGGAAATTGATTGCAGGTTTGACAGTTACCGCAGGGGTAGGTATAATTACTCtagaatataatacaatactaCTTAATTGACTAAACAGaacataaataacaatttatacagtGGATATAACACGGCCTTATCGCTATAAGCGATCTCTTCTAGGCAACCTTTAAGAGTGACGTATCAAATGCACTTGTAAATAAGCCCGGCGCACCCTGGACAGTTAGACCAAGACCCAACTAACTGAcgaatcctttcaccacgatgGCAACTACAAATTCAACCATTCTTCTCTTCAACGCCTACTAACAGCCACACAACACTATCACAATACTTcatcctcatccagccactattAGCAGTAGTCACTAGTCACTTATCACCTGATTTTTTAGCAAAAATTTCTAATGAAAATAGGCATCTTTGAATTTTGATTGTCTTAACATTTCAAGATGCTAACCCTGAACAATATTAGTAACGAAGCGCGCGGTGGCGAACCCGGTGGACAGGGGGGCCTCCTCGCGGCGCCCCTTCACGCGGCAGATGATGTCGTCGGCCCCGCGCACCAGCTCCGACATGTGCTCCAGTTGCTTCTGCaagaggtaggtaggtattggaTAAGTCTACCGCGGTGGACAAGTATCTGAGAGTTGTGCTTTTGGAAATAACTGTAAAatctgaattatttatttatttatttatttatttattcttcattgcacaatatacaaaagtaattatgtacaattaggtggacttaatgctaaaagcatctATCATACTTAACTATGTCTATTTCATTAGCTTTGGCATGAGCTAAAGCGATAATCGA
This window of the Plutella xylostella chromosome 12, ilPluXylo3.1, whole genome shotgun sequence genome carries:
- the LOC125489304 gene encoding malate dehydrogenase-like, translated to MTRHYGFQQDADVVLICGGPGGGPGLACERQLFLQNMAHVHAATRAAAERAPHAVLAVQTPPLDCNFALVMHTLKLLKKYDARRVLGVNAISSMRANQLLASITGSEPGAGAVPVVGGGCRCTRVPVFASKAAGIPRKQLEHMSELVRGADDIICRVKGRREEAPLSTGFATARFVTNIVQGLFSRPTTIDSALVEQGSSDSCYGLAVCATPVTVGAAGVQQYMVPALSEAEKALLESSKCDLEDLLSLGRCHATGEPYRPPRCRYQPASLAGLCPDCLKTHAVV